From Toxorhynchites rutilus septentrionalis strain SRP chromosome 2, ASM2978413v1, whole genome shotgun sequence, a single genomic window includes:
- the LOC129766837 gene encoding uncharacterized protein LOC129766837 — translation MEEERKYLNDKFGLLRARLGDAGTSRDSNASSRRSREKVQEWLSREQDGNNPSTQVPPLHDQTSAQHAAIPASFSQINASVQATTIDPPFSVMLPVGVSRQEVVQETGQVPPNSTSTPQFSRSRLGPIESLQQTPVSNISSTVPINYSTAITVPQFIPTSSYVMQGNPLINGCGTSDYRLPGTMATSSGFFTAPPFTVTVPLLVHPPLPATTTTLPPSVFSSLPSAAIPPPPVVSLPSISSIAGSWMPPNFARQGAFQGGIYTSAGSGVQPVSQGFPMMATTQQGNLGPSAIQLAARQVMYRDLPKFTGDPEEWPMFYSAFCNTTEACGYSDAENLSRLQRCLDGPALLAVKSRLLLPESVPYVVETLRKIYGRPEVLIFSLLNKLREVAAPKVDNLRTVIEFGLAVQNLVDHMKLAQLHEHLCNPMLLHELVEKLPAIWKMQWSAYKRACPNVNLATFGGFMSDFVNTASDVTLPDLATLSLKSTKQNHTKSKLFVHTQSSPDVEEIPESNPIEEMSKKTCAYCSNPNHEILSCGPFKALDIDARWTAMRQKGLCRICLIPHRKWPCRSGRECGVDRCRLRHHELLHSRTTVMTNSQFRASSAASGNGNVVHNHYHQVLPCTLFRYLPVTIEAGEKRVHTFAFLDDGSSSTLMEAGIAAKLGLEGATESLWLNWTGNISREEKDSKRVSIVITGEGGKNRFQMNNVRTVKRLNLPKQTLQYDALTEAYPHLKGLPVRSYSEAIPGIIVGLEHARLLSTLKIREGRGDDPVAAKTRLGWCIFGRSSGVGQSLERLHHHSEQDMGNRELHQQMKKFFGIEEAIITVKPEAEVDKRAREIMENTTRRVGLGFETGLVWKHDDVSFPDSFKMAERRLIALEKRLEKDPALRQKVHEQIVSYEEKGYAHRITKNELDSTDSSRVWYLPLGVVQNPKKPGKICLIWDAAACSKGVCFNDMLLRGPDLLTALFGVLLRFRQRNIAICADIREMFHQIRIRDLDKQAQRFLWRFSPDMLPQIFVMDVATFGATCSSSSAQFVKNKNAEEHASKYPRAAHAIIYSHYVDDYLDSVETEDDAVQLWNDVKLVHARGGFEIRNFVSNSDEVMQRVGVKDCPANKSLNLDPLGEKERVLGMVWRPDSDDFTFEPSLKPEILKLIVDRTIPTKRQVLRTVMSLFDPLGLIAHFVAQGKILMQDIWRSGTDWDEQITEHLWEKWSRWSQLILELDAVMIPRCFFRGANSGALNSVQLHVFVDASEEAYACVAYLRIVDGGIIRCALVAAKSKVAPLKPLSIPRLELQAAMIGSRLADSICKHISLPISQRFLWLDSATVLAWLRSDSRRYHPFVAFRVGEILSLTTVDEWHHLKSKHNVADEATKWGSGPSFDPEGRWFQGPLFLSKSVESWPVSKGEIPPATEELRAVYTHHHSTFQPLIEVKRFSKWHRLLRSTAYVLRAIKRLKKQQLRPWISCDEYREAENLLWRQVQIECYADEYTSLHYNQQNPLANQMKPYMCSQLYQLTPYIDDVGVMRMNSRIGAAPNAPFQAKYPIILPNNHHLTSLLVNSYHCRFLHANNETVLNEMRQRFRIPSLRNLIRRVSKECPWCRVNKAAPRPPIMAPLPTVRLTSFVRPFTHSGVDYFGPILVKQGRSLVKRWVALFTCLSIRAIHLEIVHSLTTQSCVMAIRRFIARRGAPETFYSDNGTNFIGANNLLKGQLRAVNEHCAATFTNARTKWQFNPPSAPHMGGAWERLVRSVKTAMATISDHPHHPSDEVLETVALEAEAVVNSRPLTYVALDSSDAEAITPNHFLLYGTRGIDQLPTPLTEGVTTLRDSWKLAQGLIDKF, via the coding sequence ATGGAAGAAGAGCGGAAATATTTAAACGATAAGTTCGGTCTACTAAGGGCGAGACTAGGCGATGCCGGCACTAGTAGGGATAGTAATGCAAGCAGCAGGAGGAGCCGTGAGAAAGTACAGGAGTGGTTGAGTAGGGAACAGGATGGGAACAATCCCTCCACACAGGTTCCCCCACTTCATGACCAGACGAGCGCCCAGCATGCAGCGATTCCAGCGTCGTTCTCGCAAATCAATGCTTCCGTGCAAGCAACGACCATAGACCCCCCGTTTAGTGTCATGTTGCCGGTTGGTGTATCCCGTCAAGAAGTCGTACAAGAAACTGGACAAGTGCCGCCGAATTCTACTTCTACCCCTCAGTTCTCTCGAAGTCGACTTGGTCCAATTGAATCGCTGCAGCAAACACCGGTGTCGAACATTTCCTCCACTGTTCCAATAAATTATTCAACGGCAATTACAGTTCCTCAGTTCATTCCAACTAGTTCGTATGTGATGCAAGGGAATCCACTAATAAATGGCTGCGGAACGAGCGATTATAGGCTCCCGGGAACGATGGCTACTTCATCCGGTTTCTTTACTGCTCCACCATTCACTGTTACGGTTCCTTTATTGGTTCATCCACCACTGCCAGCTACCACCACCACCCTTCCGCCATCCGTATTTTCGTCGTTACCCTCTGCTGCTATACCACCACCACCAGTCGTGAGTTTACCATCCATCTCAAGCATTGCAGGGTCTTGGATGCCTCCAAATTTTGCGCGTCAAGGAGCCTTTCAAGGAGGAATTTACACATCTGCAGGTTCAGGAGTCCAGCCCGTTTCGCAAGGTTTCCCAATGATGGCAACTACTCAACAGGGAAACCTCGGTCCGTCAGCAATTCAACTCGCAGCTCGCCAAGTGATGTATAGAGATCTACCGAAGTTCACAGGAGATCCAGAAGAGTGGCCGATGTTTTATAGCGCCTTCTGCAACACCACGGAGGCATGTGGTTATTCCGATGCGGAGAATTTGTCCAGACTTCAGCGATGTTTGGACGGTCCTGCGTTACTTGCGGTTAAAAGTCGTCTCCTCTTACCTGAGTCGGTACCATACGTGGTTGAAACTCTGCGAAAAATATACGGGAGACCAGAAGTACTAATCTTCTCCTTACTCAATAAGTTACGAGAGGTTGCAGCACCAAAGGTCGATAACCTCAGGACGGTGATTGAATTTGGGTTGGCAGTACAGAATCTTGTGGACCATATGAAGCTTGCGCAGCTTCACGAGCACCTTTGTAATCCTATGTTGCTACACGAGCTGGTTGAGAAGCTGCCAGCCATTTGGAAGATGCAGTGGTCTGCCTACAAGAGAGCTTGTCCGAACGTCAACTTGGCCACGTTTGGAGGGTTTATGTCCGACTTCGTGAACACAGCTTCCGATGTGACACTACCAGATCTAGCAACGCTTTCGTTGAAGTCAACCAAACAGAACCACACCAAGTCGAAGCTTTTTGTACATACACAAAGCTCACCTGATGTAGAGGAAATTCCGGAATCAAATCCAATCGAAGAAATGTCTAAGAAGACCTGTGCGTACTGTTCCAACCCAAATCACGAGATTCTATCGTGTGGACCGTTCAAAGCGTTggatatagatgccagatggaCGGCGATGCGTCAGAAAGGATTGTGCAGGATCTGCTTAATTCCCCATCGGAAGTGGCCATGTCGATCCGGAAGAGAATGTGGAGTGGACAGATGTCGACTCCGTCACCACGAGTTGCTGCATTCTCGCACAACTGTAATGACGAACAGTCAGTTTAGAGCCAGTTCAGCTGCCAGCGGGAACGGGAACGTAGTACACAACCATTATCATCAAGTATTACCATGTACTCTTTTTCGATATTTGCCGGTGACAATCGAAGCAGGGGAAAAGCGCGTCCACACGTTTGCGTTTCTAGATGACGGTTCTTCATCTACACTAATGGAAGCGGGAATAGCTGCCAAACTTGGGTTAGAAGGTGCAACTGAATCACTCTGGCTCAATTGGACAGGCAATATTAGTCGGGAGGAAAAAGATTCGAAGCGTGTTTCAATCGTCATCACCGGAGAAGGTGGGAAGAATCGTTTCCAAATGAACAACGTACGCACAGTTAAGAGACTCAACCTACCAAAACAAACGCTACAGTATGATGCATTAACGGAAGCGTATCCACACCTCAAGGGTCTGCCGGTGCGGAGTTATTCGGAAGCAATTCCGGGTATTATAGTTGGACTGGAACATGCACGACTACTCTCCACTTTAAAAATTCGTGAAGGCAGAGGTGACGATCCAGTGGCAGCAAAAACAAGACTGGGCTGGTGCATCTTTGGTAGAAGTTCTGGTGTGGGTCAATCCTTAGAACGCCTGCATCATCATTCCGAGCAAGATATGGGGAATCGTGAATTGCACCAACAGATGAAGAAATTCTTTGGCATTGAGGAAGCTATAATCACGGTTAAACCTGAAGCAGAAGTTGACAAACGTGCCAGGGAGATTATGGAGAATACCACACGACGAGTAGGGCTTGGCTTCGAGACGGGTCTTGTTTGGAAGCACGACGATGTAAGCTTCCCGGATAGTTTCAAGATGGCAGAGAGGAGATTGATCGCACTCGAGAAACGACTGGAGAAAGATCCTGCGCTAAGGCAAAAAGTTCACGAGCAGATCGTGTCATATGAGGAGAAAGGATACGCTCATCGAATAACCAAGAATGAATTGGATTCAACCGACTCGAGCCGAGTTTGGTATTTACCCTTAGGGGTCGTACAAAATCCCAAAAAACCCGGCAAGATTTGTCTGATCTGGGATGCAGCAGCGTGTTCTAAAGGCGTTTGTTTTAACGACATGTTGCTCAGAGGTCCAGACCTGCTAACGGCGCTCTTTGGCGTACTACTCCGTTTTAGACAGAGGAACATTGCTATCTGTGCAGACATACGAGAAATGTTCCACCAGATACGCATTCGAGACCTCGACAAACAGGCGCAACGGTTCTTGTGGAGATTTTCCCCTGATATGCTTCCACAGATATTCGTCATGGATGTGGCAACGTTCGGCGCCACCTGTTCGTCTAGCTCGGCGCAGTTCGTCAAGAACAAAAACGCCGAGGAACACGCATCAAAATACCCGAGAGCAGCGCACGCCATTATTTACAGCCACTATGTTGATGACTACCTGGATAGTGTAGAAACTGAAGATGACGCGGTACAGTTGTGGAACGATGTTAAGTTGGTCCATGCTCGAGGTGGATTTGAGATCCGCAATTTCGTCAGCAACTCAGATGAAGTTATGCAGCGAGTGGGAGTGAAGGATTGTCCTGCAAATAAGTCGTTGAATCTGGATCCGTTGGGAGAAAAGGAGCGAGTTCTTGGCATGGTGTGGAGACCTGACTCTGACGATTTCACCTTTGAACCTTCTTTAAAGCCGGAAATTTTGAAGTTGATTGTAGATCGAACAATTCCGACGAAACGTCAGGTGCTACGAACAGTGATGTCGCTGTTTGATCCCCTTGGACTGATAGCACATTTCGTGGCACAAGGGAAAATTCTTATGCAAGACATTTGGAGATCGGGTACAGACTGGGATGAACAAATTACCGAGCATCTATGGGAGAAATGGTCTAGGTGGAGTCAACTCATTTTAGAGTTAGATGCAGTAATGATTCCAAGGTGTTTCTTCAGAGGTGCTAATAGTGGAGCTCTCAACAGCGTTCAACTGCATGTGTTCGTCGACGCTAGTGAAGAAGCATACGCATGCGTAGCATACCTACGAATTGTCGATGGTGGCATAATAAGATGTGCACTTGTAGCGGCGAAGTCAAAGGTGGCCCCGCTTAAGCCTCTTTCCATTCCACGATTGGAGCTGCAGGCCGCGATGATAGGTAGTCGTTTGGCAGACAGTATCTGCAAACACATAAGTCTCCCCATCAGTCAACGCTTTCTCTGGCTTGATTCCGCAACGGTGTTGGCCTGGCTGCGTTCGGATAGTCGACGTTACCACCCGTTCGTGGCATTTCGAGTAGGGGAGATCCTAAGTCTAACCACCGTTGATGAATGGCACCATCTGAAGTCCAAGCACAACGTGGCAGATGAAGCAACCAAGTGGGGATCTGGTCCTAGCTTCGATCCAGAAGGGCGATGGTTTCAGGGACCACTATTTCTGAGTAAATCAGTTGAAAGCTGGCCAGTGAGCAAAGGAGAGATACCTCCAGCTACAGAAGAGCTCCGGGCTGTTTATACCCACCATCATTCGACGTTCCAACCACTTATCGAGGTGAAGCGTTTCTCTAAGTGGCACCGACTACTACGCTCCACCGCGTACGTACTAAGAGCAATCAAAAGGCTCAAAAAGCAGCAGCTTCGTCCTTGGATATCATGCGATGAGTATCGTGAAGCGGAAAACCTGCTTTGGCGTCAGGTACAAATAGAGTGCTATGCGGATGAATATACATCACTGCACTATAATCAGCAAAACCCCTTGGCGAATCAAATGAAACCGTACATGTGCAGTCAACTGTACCAGCTAACACCGTACATAGACGATGTAGGAGTTATGAGAATGAACAGCCGAATAGGGGCTGCACCAAACGCCCCGTTCCAAGCTAAGTATCCAATCATTCTTCCAAACAATCACCATCTAACGTCCCTCCTCGTTAACAGCTACCACTGCCGCTTTCTACATGCGAATAACGAAACTGTACTCAATGAGATGCGACAGCGTTTTCGTATACCATCTCTACGAAACTTGATCAGACGAGTCTCCAAGGAATGTCCATGGTGTCGAGTCAACAAGGCGGCCCCACGGCCCCCGATCATGGCACCGCTTCCAACAGTGCGTCTAACATCATTCGTCCGTCCATTTACACATTCAGGAGTTGATTACTTCGGGCCAATCTTGGTGAAGCAAGGTCGCAGTCTTGTCAAGCGCTGGGTAGCATTATTCACCTGCCTTTCCATAAGAGCGATTCACTTGGAAATAGTGCATAGTCTCACAACTCAATCGTGCGTGATGGCTATCCGACGATTTATAGCGCGCCGAGGAGCACCAGAAACCTTTTATTCCGACAATGGCACCAATTTTATCGGAGCGAACAACCTATTGAAGGGTCAGCTTCGGGCGGTCAACGAACATTGTGCAGCGACGTTCACCAACGCTAGGACGAAATGGCAGTTCAATCCTCCCTCCGCACCACATATGGGTGGTGCCTGGGAGCGCTTGGTACGCTCGGTCAAAACGGCCATGGCCACAATCAGCGATCATCCCCACCATCCCAGCGATGAGGTGCTGGAAACAGTTGCACTGGAGGCTGAAGCAGTGGTCAACTCCAGACCTCTAACATATGTCGCGTTGGATTCATCTGATGCTGAGGCAATCACTCCGAATCATTTCCTGCTTTACGGAACCCGTGGTATTGATCAACTACCAACACCTTTAACTGAAGGCGTAACGACACTTCGAGACAGCTGGAAGTTGGCACAAGGTctaatcgataaattttag